A single genomic interval of Parasegetibacter sp. NRK P23 harbors:
- a CDS encoding aspartate aminotransferase family protein, which produces MKLFDVYPLNDITIVKAEGAKVWDDKGNEYLDLYGGHAVISIGHTHPHYVQRLETQLHQVGFYSNSIKIPVQQQLAEKLGVVSGKKDYQLFLCNSGAEANENALKLASFHTGRKKIVAFSKSFHGRTSLAVAATDNPAIVAPVNQTDNVVFLPFNDVTALHGYFSEHGKQVAAVIVEGIQGVGGIREASIDFLQAIRSLCNDYGAVYIADSVQCGYGRTGIFYSHDYSGTEADIYSMAKGMGNGFPIGAISIAPQLQPKFGMLGTTFGGNHLACAAALAVLEVMEKDDLMANAAEVGNYLIEQLKGFTGITEVRGRGLMIGIELPAELSEVKKNLLFKHRIFTGEAKPNVIRLLPALNITKAHADRFLEALAAELKSVPVSA; this is translated from the coding sequence ATGAAACTATTCGACGTTTACCCATTAAATGATATCACCATCGTGAAAGCCGAAGGTGCTAAGGTATGGGATGATAAAGGGAATGAATACCTTGATTTGTATGGCGGTCATGCCGTGATCTCTATCGGACATACGCACCCGCATTATGTGCAGCGGCTGGAAACACAACTGCATCAGGTGGGGTTCTATTCCAACTCCATTAAAATTCCCGTTCAGCAACAACTGGCGGAAAAACTGGGTGTTGTTTCCGGCAAAAAAGACTACCAGCTTTTCTTGTGCAACTCTGGCGCGGAAGCGAATGAGAACGCGTTGAAACTGGCTTCTTTCCATACCGGCAGGAAGAAAATCGTCGCTTTCTCCAAATCTTTCCATGGAAGAACTTCACTTGCAGTAGCGGCTACAGATAACCCGGCCATCGTGGCGCCGGTAAACCAAACGGATAACGTGGTTTTCCTGCCTTTCAATGATGTAACGGCATTGCATGGTTATTTCTCGGAACACGGAAAACAAGTGGCGGCGGTTATTGTGGAAGGTATTCAGGGCGTAGGCGGTATCCGGGAAGCTTCTATTGATTTCCTCCAAGCCATCAGGTCTTTGTGTAATGATTATGGCGCCGTGTATATTGCAGATTCGGTGCAATGCGGCTATGGCAGAACCGGGATTTTCTACTCACACGATTACAGCGGTACTGAAGCGGATATCTATTCCATGGCGAAAGGTATGGGCAACGGGTTCCCGATAGGCGCTATTTCCATTGCGCCTCAGCTTCAACCCAAATTCGGTATGCTGGGCACCACGTTTGGCGGCAATCACCTGGCATGTGCCGCGGCGCTGGCGGTGCTGGAAGTGATGGAAAAAGATGACCTGATGGCCAATGCAGCCGAAGTGGGTAATTACCTGATAGAACAACTCAAAGGATTTACAGGCATCACTGAAGTAAGGGGCAGGGGATTGATGATTGGTATTGAATTGCCTGCTGAACTCAGTGAGGTGAAGAAGAACCTGTTGTTCAAACACAGGATATTTACCGGGGAGGCGAAACCCAATGTAATCAGGCTGCTGCCGGCACTGAACATCACAAAGGCGCATGCTGATCGCTTCCTCGAAGCATTGGCCGCTGAACTGAAAAGCGTTCCCGTAAGCGCATAG